From Bacillota bacterium, a single genomic window includes:
- a CDS encoding ribose-phosphate pyrophosphokinase, with amino-acid sequence MIKHGKDIKIFTGNSNPRVAREIASELGLHLGNSEVGTFSDGEISVSIKETVRGSDVFVVQSTCAPVNNNIMELLIMIDAFKRASAGRITAVIPYFGYARQDRKARARDPISAKLVADIICAAGADRVLTMDLHAPQIQGFFDIPVDHLLGVPILEPYFEKKFANEKDNVVVVSPDLGSVGRARTFAQRFEAPLAIIDKRRQKANVSEVMNIIGDVKDKKVILVDDMIDTAGTLCHAASALVEIGGAKEVYACSTHGVLSGPAIDRISASPIKELVILDSVPLTPEKEIGKIVSLPVAPVFAEAIERIYEDLPVSTLFC; translated from the coding sequence ATGATTAAGCACGGGAAAGACATTAAAATTTTTACAGGTAACTCTAACCCCAGGGTAGCCAGAGAGATTGCGAGTGAACTTGGCCTGCACCTTGGCAATTCGGAGGTGGGCACATTCTCAGATGGGGAGATTTCGGTATCCATCAAAGAAACGGTCAGAGGCTCTGATGTCTTTGTCGTTCAGTCAACTTGCGCTCCAGTCAACAACAATATTATGGAACTGCTTATAATGATCGATGCCTTCAAACGCGCATCAGCTGGCAGAATAACTGCTGTTATCCCCTATTTTGGTTATGCAAGACAGGACAGAAAGGCACGCGCACGTGATCCTATCTCCGCAAAGCTTGTTGCAGATATAATCTGTGCCGCAGGTGCAGACAGGGTCCTAACAATGGATCTTCACGCTCCGCAGATTCAGGGCTTTTTTGATATTCCAGTCGATCACCTGCTCGGTGTTCCGATACTTGAGCCCTACTTTGAGAAAAAATTTGCTAATGAAAAAGATAATGTAGTCGTCGTATCTCCTGACCTCGGTTCTGTTGGTCGCGCAAGAACATTTGCTCAGCGTTTTGAGGCGCCGCTTGCAATCATAGACAAGCGCCGTCAAAAGGCAAATGTTTCAGAAGTCATGAACATTATCGGCGATGTCAAGGATAAAAAGGTAATACTAGTAGATGATATGATTGATACGGCAGGAACGCTTTGCCATGCAGCCTCCGCGCTGGTGGAAATAGGCGGCGCCAAAGAAGTATACGCTTGTTCGACCCATGGCGTACTTTCCGGTCCTGCAATAGACAGAATTTCAGCAAGTCCTATTAAAGAACTTGTCATTCTTGACTCAGTCCCGCTGACTCCGGAAAAGGAAATCGGTAAAATCGTTTC